The Sphaerochaeta globosa str. Buddy region CGTCAAGGCCATCCTCGACGAAGTTGCCGCAGTCTACGCAAAGTACACCAAATAACTGATTCCCAGGAGAGAGGACGAATGAAGATACAAACCTTGAAAGCGAGCCATAGGCGGGAAGCAATCATCGGTTGGGCGTTTATCGCCCCCCAGATGGCGGGCTTTATCGTCTTCGTCCTGCTCCCTTTGGCCTCGGTTTTTGTGTATAGCATGCAGGAGAAGAACCTGCTTTTCGGTACCAGTCTGTTTACCGGACTTGAGAACTTTCGCCTGCTTGCCCAAGATCCTTTATTTGCAAAGTCCTTGGTCAACACCCTGATCTTCAGTGCCGGGGTGGTACCCCTGAACCTGGTCTTCAGCCTTTTGCTTGCCCTCTACCTCGGTGGAGGCAAGCGTGGAACGAAGTTTGTCAGGGGTATCATTTTCCTGCCGGTGATCACCAGCGGTGTTGCCTGGGCCATCGTATGGAAGTACCTGCTGCAAGGAGGCGATGCCGGTCCGGTCAACGCCTTCCTCTCGGTGTTCGGCATCACCGGGCCGAACTGGCTGTTCGAGAAAGGGTGGGCGATGGGTAGTGTCATCGTCACCCGGGTGATGAAGAACTTGGGTATGAACGTTCTCATTTTCATGGGAGCGGTACTGAACATGCCAGGCGACGTCCTTGAAGCTGCCCGTATCGACGGGGCTAAACGCTTCACCCTGTTCTTCAAGATCAAGCTGCCCCTGCTCATGCCCACCGTCATGATGGTGACCATCGTCACGATCATCGGTTCGATGCGTGTCTTTGACACCATCAAGCTCATGACCGATGGAGGGCCCGAAGGGTCGACCATGGTCATGGTCTACTACATTTACCATCAAGCCTTCAGAATGTTCGACACCGGCTTTGCCTCAGCCCTGGCCGTGGTGCTGTTTTTGATCGTTCTGCTTCTGACCGCCCTCCAGTGGTTTACCCGTAAGAGGATCTCCTACTATGAAAACTAAGAAATATTTCAATCAGATCCCCTATTGGTTGTTGATGCTCATTCTCACTGTTCTCTTCGTATATCCCTTCTGGTGGATGGTGGTGAACTCACTGAATGCGAGCGCCGAAATTTTCGGTGCGCCCAAACTATTACCCACCTCGTGGGCATTCTCCAACTATCGGGATATTTTTACCGTACAGCCGTTTGCCCGCCATTATACCAATACAGTGGTGGTTGCCCTGCTGGGAACGTTGGGCAACGTGCTGCTCTGTGCCATGGCGGGCTATGCCTTTGCCCGTATGCACTTTCCGCTTCGTAATACTGCATTCTTGTTGTTGCTCACCGCTTTGATGATGCCCATCGAGGTCACCATCATTCCCTTGTTTTTCCAGATGCGCAACTGGGGGGCGCACGATACCCTCACGCCCTTGATCCTGCTGGGAATATTCGGCAGTCAGGGGGCCTTTTCCACCTTCATGTTACGCCAATTCTATGTGACCGTGCCCAATGAGCTAGAGGAAGCAGCCCGCATCGACGGGCTCAATCCCCTGGGGATTTTCATCCGCATCATGCTGCCGGTCGCTGTTCCCGTTCTCAGTTCGGTAGCCATATTGGCTTTTATCGCAGTTTGGAACACCTACTTGGAACCATTGGTATTTCTCAGCTCGCTGGAAAAATTCACGCTCCCGCTTTCGCTGACGAATTTCAACGATACCTACGGTCTTCCCCAATGGCACCTGCAGTTGGCGGCGACCACACTTTCCATTGTACCCATTATGGCAGTCTATCTGATTTTCCAACAGAAAGTTTCCGACTCCATGGTGAATTCCGGTTTGAAATAAGAGGAGATCTTCATGCAAAGCATTACTCATACACCCTATGATTTGGTTGTTGTCGGTGGCGGCATCGCAGGCAGTATGGCAGCAGTTGCTGCAGGTCGTGAAGGTCTTTCTGTCCTGCTCATTGAGGAAGAAGGGTATTTAGGGGGAAGCCTTACCGCCTGTGGAACCGGCCCGATGATGACCTTCCATGCAGGACAGACGCAAGTCGTCCGTGGCCTTACTGATGAAATGATACAGCGTCTGGTACACAAAGGCTTATCGGTCGGCCATATTGCCGACTCCACCGGGTACACCTATTCGGTCACTCCCTTTGACAGCGAAGGTATGAAGCGCGAACTGGAGCTGATGTGTCTTGAGGCTGGGGTGCAATTGCTTTTTCACACCACGGTAGTGGAAGCGAATCCTCAGAAGGCCATTCTCTCTTCGATCAAATGCCTCTGTGCAGGCAACCTTTTCAGTGTGCAAGGCTCCTATTTCATCGATGCTTCGGGTGATGCCGACCTCATTGCCATGGCCGGTATTCCCTACGAGCAAGGCAGGGAAACCGATGGCAAGGACCAGCCGCTTACCATGAACTTCAAGCTGGTGGATGTGGATCTCCAGATCATTCGCAACCTCATGGACAGTGATATCGAGCTGTTTCCTTTCCTGATCCCTAAAGCAGGATTGCAGCACCAAGCCAGCCGGCTCTCCTTTTCCGGCTTCCAGCAAATTATGTACGAAGGGATAGAGAAAGGTGAAATTACCTTCGACCGCGATATCGTGCTTTGCTTTGAGACCAATGCAAAGAACGAAGTCATCGTAAATATGACGCGGGTGTTGGACAAGAATCCGGTCAAGCCGCTTGAACTTACTGCAGCCGAGCTGGAAGGCCGGCGTCAAGTTTGGGAGCTGTACGGCTTTCTGAAGACCCATATCCCCGGTTTCGAGCATGCACGCATGACCTCTAGCGGCCCCCGCATCGGTGTGCGTAGCTCTCGCCGACTCAAGGGTTTGTATCGGGTTACTGCAAAGGATTTGTTGAACGAGACCATCTTTGACGATGCCATCTCCGCCTGCGGTTATCCGATCGACATCCATTCTCCCGATGGAGCTGCCACCGACTCGACCTTCCTGCGTGAAGGCGGCTTCTATACCATTCCGCTGAGAAGCCTGCTCAACGCCCAGGTTCCCAATGTGCTGGCAGCAGGCAGAAACATCAGCTGTGAGTTTGCCGCACACGCGAGTTTGCGGGTGAGCCCGTCAGCCGGAGCCATAGGGCAGGGTGCGGGGACTGCCGTTGCCTTGGCTGTCAAAACCAAAACCGATCTTTTCCATCTTGATTTGGAAGCCCTGCATGCTACACTGCGCAAGGCGGGAGCATTCATAGGATGAAAGAATTCAAGCGGGTAACCTTGCAGGATGTAGCCAAGGAGGCAAAAGTCTCCTATGCCTCCGTTTCGGCCGTGCTCAACGGCAAGGATGGCAAGAGTATCCGGGTAGCTCAGAAGACGAAAGAGTTGATATTGGAATGTGCTGCAAGGCTTGGGTATGTCCCCAACATGGCAGCGCGCAAACTGAAAAACGGGACCAATTCCCTGATAGCAGTGTTCACCTACGAGCAGATTTTCCCTGTAGAGTCGGAGAATGAGTACTACCGCTTCTTTGTCGGCATCCAGGAAACGGCGGAAAAGTTGGGCTATGACATTCTGATTCTCAACAACCGGCCTACCGAGGAGAACTCAAGTCGCATCGTACTTGCCGATGGGGCTGTCATGATGGGTGTGAACCGTGACGACAAGGGCATCGAGCGGTTGGTGAAAGCCAATTATCCGCTGGTGTTTGTCGGGCGTCGCGAGGTTTCGGATGTTTCGACCCACTGGGTGACCTTTGACTATCAGAAAGTGATCGCCCAAATGGTCGACCATCTCAATGATTTGTGTAGTGCTCGCACCCTTGTGTATGTGGAGTCGCAGGAGCAGGAACGGGAACCCAGAAAGGACAAGCGTCGATTCTTGTTGGAAGCTGCCCAGTCCCTTGGGCTGGAAGTGCTTATTGTACAAGCCGATGAGCGTAATATGCTCTCGTTGGAGGCTTTCGGCCTCATAGAGCAGTGCAAGGTGGTTGTTTTTGACCGCCTGTTCCTGCTCGAGCCCTTTGAGCGCTTGTTGGAAAGAAAAGGCCTGAAGCTTGGCAGCGATATCTGGGGTGCAGTGCTCGAGGATGATTGGATGGGCAGCCATGAACATTGGACACGGTGGTCGAATCAACGCTTGGAACTGGGCTCGCTTGCAGTGGAGTACCTCTCACACCTTTTGCAGAAGGAAACCCTTGAGCAACTTGAAACCCTTACCCCGTTGTATCTGGTTATATCCGAGAGCTCAGCGTTCCCCAAATAAGTCAGGCTCCTTGAGGAGCAACGCATTCAGCGCCTGTGTAAGAGGCTGGGTTTGGTGATACAGCACTGTAGCATCTCCAAGCTTTCCTTCCTTGAGGATTCCTTTTTCACGAAGAAAGCCTTCAACCTTGGGAAAGTTCTCCGCTACATGGCCGAGATGCCCGCTGTTGGGACGGGGAACGAGCGTTCCGTCGGCGAGGCGGATGAAGAGCATACGCTTGTTCTCATTGATGCGGTTGGGGATGTCCAGCCACTCTTCCACGCCGTGGATGAAGGTGTCCCGATTCAAGCCTACACCAACCAGCAGGATGGTCGCATTGCGGTCCAGCAGCTTGCCCCATGCTCCCTGTCTCGGGCAGGGAGTGGTAAACAGGTGGTCTCCATCAGTGAAGGATCGGGCATCCCTGCCGAAGGCGACAACCGAATGTGTCGGATGTGCAGAGCGTATGCCGTTCGGGGTTTTTCTTGCCAGTTCGGGAATAATGCCGATGCAGACCTCGGTCTCCTGTACGCTGTAATAGGGTTGGTCTTCGGTCACATTCGCCCAGGTGTGGGTGGGGAAGACCATCAGGCCGTTTTTCATATACTCAACCATGGAATCGATTATACTCTGAGGCCCCCCTTCAACTTCACCCATACTCTTGTAGGAGAGGTGTGCAAGGGTGGTTCCGTTCGGGTCGATGCCGAGCGCTTTCAAATCGGCGAGCAAGCTTTGTTTCGTGTGCATGGGAGCAATCATGCCATACGAGTGAGGGAGAATCAAGGGCGGAAAACCGATGACTCACCTGCGTAATTGGAGTAAGATGATCGGTATGCGGGGTATGCAATGAAACAGACTTCTGAGCTTTTGTATCAAGAATATAGGCACATGCTGATGGATAACATTCTTCCATTCTGGCTTCGTTACGGTTTAGACCGGGTGCATGGCGGCATGTATACTGCATTGGACCGGGATGGTTCGCTTCTCGATACCGATAAATCGGTCTGGTTCCAGGGTCGCGCCTTGTGGACCTTTGCTACAGCCTACCGCCAGGTGGAGCAGAACAAAGAGTACAAAATGGTGTGTGACTCCCTGGTCTCCTTCATCGAGCAGAACTGCTTCGACCCCGCAGATGGTCGGATGTACTTCAGGGTCGCCAAGGATGGCAAGCCGGTTATCAAGCGCCTGCGCTACGTGTTCAGTGAAACCTTCACCATACTCGGCTTTGCAGCCTATAGCAGGGCGTTCAATCGTCCCGACTATGCACAGAAGGCGTATGACTTGCTGCTCAAGGTTGAACACTATCTGCTTACCCCGGGCCTCTTGGTCCCCAAGTTCGACACTCCCTCCCTTGGATTCGGCCTTCCTATGATTCTGCTCAATACCGTGCAGGAACTCAGGGCGGCTCTTCCTGAAAAAGCTGAGGAGTTCACTACGCGCATCGATGGCTATCTTGAGCAGATTAAAACCTACTTCATTCGACCGGAATTGCAGATTGTGGTAGAGCAGTGCAACCCTGACGGGTCGCTGCAGCTCGACCATTTTGAAGGGCGGCAGCTTAATCCGGGTCATGCCATAGAAGGTGCTTGGTTCATTCTCAATGAAGCGCGGTACCGCAAAAACGACCCTGAGTTGATGAACTTGGGAACCACCATGCTCGATTGGATGTGGAATAAGGGCTGGGACAGTGAGCACGGCGGGATTATCTACTTCCGTGATGCCCTGAATAAAAGTGCCACCGAATACTGGCACGACATGAAGTTCTGGTGGCCTCAGTGCGAGGCGGCCATTGCCAACCTCATGGCCTACAGCATGACCGGAAACGATGGCTACCTACAGCAGTTCGATACCGTGCACCAGTATATCAAAGGCCATTTCCTCGATTATGAGTTCGGGGAATGGTATGGCTACCTGCATCGTGATGGTACCCTTTCAACACCACTGAAGGGCAATATGTACAAAGGCCCGTTCCATATACCCAGAATGTATCTAGTCTGCTGTCAGTTGCTTGATGAGCTGAGACGGTAGGAGGAGAAAGAGGGGAGCTTCTTGTATGAAGTTCCCTTCTTGTATAGACACCTGTCTATCACATTGCAAAGCACTGGTTACTTAACATTTTTACATGTATTCGTAACATTTCTACATTGTTTTCAACAAAATACCCCCTAAGATAATATATGTCCAAGTAATTACTTATGCATTCTCACCCTTTGGACAAGAAAAGGAGTGAAGAGGTTTTTATGCCTCTCACTGAATAAAAACTAGGAGGAATTGTATGAAAAAGAGGAGTGTTGCCCTGTTGCTCGTTGCGCTGGTCGCAAGTGCATTGCTGTTTGCAAGCGGGGATGCTGAAAAAGCGAAAGCCCCTGATGTTTCCAAGCCGTTGTCGGTCATGATCTGGGACTCCAACCAAGAGCCCGGTATTCGAAAAATTATTGATGACTTCACCGCCAAAACCGGTGTTACTGCTGAAATCCAGGTTGTGGATTGGAATAACTATTGGACACTGCTCAGTGCCGGAGCGCAAGGCGGATCGCTTCCCGATGTGTTCTGGATGCATTCCAACGAATCACAGCGGTATATGTCCAACGACATGCTGCTCGATGTAACCGACCGCATCGCCAAGAGCTCAATCATCGATCCTGAGAACTACCCTGCAGACATCTGGAGCCTCTATACCTACAACAAAAAATATTATGCTGTTCCAAAAGATGTCGATACCATCGCCCTTTGGTATAACCGTGCACTGTTCGACCAGGCCGGTGTAGCATATCCAACTGATAACTGGACATGGGATGACCTGTATGCCGCCGCAAAGAAGATTACCAAGGCTGACGGCAGCGTCTATGGATTTGCCAATGTGAACTCAAACAACCAGGCTGGTTGGTACAACCTGATTTACGGCAACAATGGCTATGTACTGTCCGAAGACAAAAAGAAGTCGGGACTGGACCTTCCTGCTTCCATTGAAGCAATGAAGTGGATGGAGAAGATGATCAATGAGAATTTGATGCCTCCGCAGAACGTGATGAGTGAGAGCTCGGAGGACGTTCTTCTCCAATCCGGTAAAATTGCAATGACCATGCAGGGTTCCTGGATGTTGCCTGCTTTCCGCGACAATGAGTACACCCTGAAAAACTGTGATATCGCCATGCTGCCGAAGAACAGCAAGACCGGCCGTCGCCCATCCATCTACAATGGTCTGGGTTGGGCCATTGCCAAGAGCTCCCAGCGCAGTGATGATGCTTGGAAGCTTGTTGAGTACTTTGGTTCAAAAGAAGGCCAACTCAAGCAGGCACAGCTGGGCATCACGATGTCTGCATATACCGACACCAGTGAAGCATGGAAGAACGGCGTGCCGCAGTTCAACCTGCAGGCGTATTTGAACATGCAGGACGATATGGTTATCCGCCCGTTCTCCAGAAATACTGTGAAATGGGAGAATGCCGTGCTTGATGTCATGCTGAAGGTCTGGTCGAAGGAAATGACCATGGAAGCAGGATGCAAGGAAGCAGCCCGCCAAATGAATGCAATTCTTGCCGAGGAGTAAGAAACACGTGTTTGAACCCGGGCGGGGGAGACCCTGTCCGGGATTGTCCAAGGAATGATTCTGCATGAACAGACGCTCGCTACGTTCTACAACTACAACCCAGATGTTTGTCTGGGGATGGGTTTTGATTCTTCCCACCATTATGGGCTTGATGGTTCTGAACATCGTCCCCATGATTGCCACTGTCTATCAGAGCTTCCATAAGACAGGAGATTTCGGTAGGGGTAATGTCTTTATCGGGCTGAAAAACTTCCAGAAGTTGTTCTCCGACCAGGCGGTTTTGCAATCGATCATCAATACATGCAAGTATACGATTGCCCAGGTTCCGCTTTCTGTTTTTATCGCCTTGATTCTGGCTGTGATGCTCAACCGGCAGATACGAGGCAGAGGTGCCTACCGAACCATTTTCTTCCTACCCATGGTTGTTGCCCCGGCTGCTATCGCCATGGTATGGCGATGGCTCTACAACTCAGAATTCGGATTGATCAATAATGCATTCAATCTCAATGTGAGTTGGATTTCCGATCCTGCCATTGCAGTGTATTCAATAGCCATCATCGGCATCTGGTCCGATATCGGATACAATATGATTCTATTCCTTGCAGGACTGCAGGAGATCCCCAAGGACTACTATGAGGCAGCCGACCTCGATGGGGCGAACGCCATCCAAAGCTTTCGGCATATAACTGTTCCGATGGTCTCCCCGATTCTCTTCTTTGTCATCGTTACCCGTATGATTGCCGCCATGCAAGTTTTTGATACCATTTTCATGGTCATGGAGCAGCGGTCAAATCCAGCTATGTATAAAACCCAGTCATTGGTATATCTCTTCTACCAATCCTCGTTCGTGGAACGGGATTTTGGGTATGGTTCAACGATTGTAGTAGTGTTATTGGTTCTCATTATGTGCATAACTGCAATACAGATGATCGCCCAGAAAAAATGGGTCCATTACAATTAGGAGGCACGGATGAGAAAAAGAAAGCTTTCAACCACCTTGTTGTTGCATGCGATTCTGGTCTGCGTCTCACTGACCATGATCATTCCCTTTGTGTGGATGATTCTTACCTCATTTAAAACGGCAGGGCAGTCCATACAGCTCGATCCGTATGTATTCTTTCCCACAAGGTTCCAGTTCGATTCCTTTATTCGTGTGTTTACGACGAATAATTTCCTGAATCTGTATAAGAACACCCTCCTGTTGATTGCATTCAGAATACTCTGTGCCGTGGTGACAGCGAGCATGGCTGGATTCGCGTTCGGTAGATTGAAGTTCTTCGGTTCTGAATTGGCATTCTCACTTGTTCTTGTTCAGATGATGATTCCCAGTCAGATTTTCATCATTCCCCAGTACCAGATGATCAGCAGGCTGGGTATGACCAATACGACCTTTGCTCTGGTCTTTCCCGGATTGGTGAGTGCTTTTGGTACCTTTTTAATGCGTCAAGCATACAAAATTCTCCCCAAGGATATCGAGGATGCCGCCAAAATCGATGGGTTGAATATCGGAAAAACCTTTATTCTCGTACTCGCCCCCCTGACAAAATCATGTTTGGTAGCCTTAAGTGTATTTACTGCGGTGTTTGCCTATAAGGAACTGATGTGGCCGATGATCGTCAATACCAGCAAGGACTCATTGGTGTTGGCTTCTGCCTTGGCAAAAATGAAAGGCCAGTATATGGCCAACTATCCAGAGCTCATGGCAGCGTCTTTGATCGCGTGTGTTCCGATGATTGTCTTGTATTTTATCTTCCAAAAGCAATTCATCGAAGGAATTGCGACCTCTGGAGGAAAATTATAGCGCTTTGTTTGTTTTGTAGTCTCAGGTTCTGATGAAAGGCTCCCATTAAGGGATGTCATTGTCGGTATTTCTTGGGAAGTCGGTATATGTGGTAAGATTCCTCGTAAGAGGACCTTGCAAAAGAGGGGATGTGATGAAAATTACCTTTTTAGGAGCAGGCAGCACCGTGTTTGCACGCAATGTGCTGGGTGATTGCATGGGAACCGAGGCGCTCAGGTGCGCAGAGATGGCACTCTATGACATTAATGCAAAACGGCTGGAAGAATCGAAACGTATCTTGCAGGCCATCAACGATACCATCAATGAAGGACGTGCCCGTATAACGGTCTATCATGGACCTGGTCAGCTGGAAGCTGCCCTGCAAGGTGCCCGCTTCGTCGTCAATGCCATTCAGGTGGGAGGGTATGATCCTGCAACCATCATTGACTTTGAAATTCCCAAGAAATATGGGTTGAGGCAGACGATTGCCGATACAATCGGCATCGGGGGTGTCATGCGTGCGCTGCGTACGATTCCTGTAATGGATGAGTTTGCAAAAGTCATGCAGCGCGTCTGCCCTAACGCCCTGTTGCTGAACTACTCGAATCCCATGGCTATGCTTACTTCCTATATGCTGCGCTATTCAGCGGTACAAACCGTGGGCTTGTGCCACAGCGTGCAAATCTGCTCGGAAACCCTGCTCAAAGGACTGGGTATGGAGGACAAGCTGGAAGGACGGGTGGAGACCATTGCGGGCATCAATCACATGGCATGGCTGTTGAGTTTGTATGACAAGAATGGCAATGACCTGTATCCCGAGATCAAGAGACGGGCCGCCCAAAAGAATGCGACACAGAAGCACGATGACATGGTCCGTTATGAGTATATCAAGCACCTTGGGTATTACTGCACCGAGTCGAGCGAACATAATGCCGAGTACAATCCGTTCTTCATCAAGAAGGGCTATCCGGATTTGATCGACCATTTCAACATTCCCCTGGATGAGTATCCCAGAAGGTGCATCCGTCAGATTGATGAGTGGGAGGACGAGTGGAAGAGTATCCACAACCAAGGAACGATTGCCCACGAACGTTCGCTTGAGTACGCTTCCCATATTATGGAATCAGTAGTTACCAATACGCCGTACAAGATCAACGGCAATGTGCTGAATACGGGCTTGATCGACAATCTTGACCAGAGTGCGTGTGTCGAGGTTCCTTGTCTGGTGGATGGAAGCGGTGTGCATCCTTGCAAGGTAGGGAAGCTTCCTGTGCATCTTGCGGCTATGAACATGACCAATGTCAACGTTCAGCTACTCACCGTCGAGGCGGCGGTCAGCAGGAAGAAGGAGGACATCTACCATGCTGCGATGCTTGATCCTCACACGGCGGCCGAGCTTTCCATCGACGACATTGTTTCCCTGTGCGATGAGATGATTGAGGCGCATGGTCCTTTCATGGCCATGTATCGCTGAAGCCCTTAGCGTTGCTGTGAATATTCCCCCGCCCAACCGGCGGGGGTGTATAGTTACGAGAAGGAGTAGTGCCATGAGCGATGAAGAGTTGTTGATCAAGGCTGCAAGGTTTGTAGGGCTGGACGGTGTGAAGAAGTCTGCCATCGACCTTGCTCTTTCCTATTGCGGAATCCAACAGTGTTCACCGCTTCACAACAATGGTCCGGAGATACGGGATACCAGCTTTATCCATATTGTGAGCACCGGCAAAGGCGTGCTGAAAATGGACGGCAAGGAGTATCACCTGCAGAGCAATCAGGCATTTCTTATTCCTAGTGGAGTGAGTGCGCAGTATACCGCCGACAAGGACGACCCCTGGCACTACATGTGGGTGGGTTTTTCAGGGCTGATGAGTGAAGAGAGCATGGCCATGGCTGGGTTCAGCAGGGAACATCCCGTTCGCAGTGTGCTCAACGAACAGCTTTTGCTCCAGGATATCGAAGGCATGATTGAAACCTATCACCTCACATTCACCAATGAACTGCGCCGAAACGGGTGTTTTTTTCACTTCATCTCCCATCTGATCGAGGACTACCAAGCACAGGGCTCGCTTGTCGGAGAAAGCAGCCTGCAATGTGCCCAGTATGCCCGTAACGCCTACCATTTCATTATGGAACATTTCAGCGAACCGATAAAAATCCAGGAGTTGGCAGAGCAGTTCGGGGTGAGTCGGAATTATCTGTATGCATGCTTTAAGGAGGTGTACAAGGTATCGCCGAAGCAGTTCCTCAATGCCGTACGGATGGAACATGCTTCCAGCTTGCTGCTCTCAAAGTATCTGTATGTATCGCAGGTTGCCCATCAGGTGGGATTCGACGATGAGCTGGCTTTCTCAAAAGCTTTCAAGGAATTCCATGCTCTTTCTCCCACCGATTTCAGAAAACAACTGCGTTCACACGCTACGAAGCCTATACCAAGTCCCTCGTAATCTGCTTCCACTTGCGGTCCATATCCTGCATCAACGCAATCTGGGTTCTGGTGCGGTCGAGGTTGTGACTGGTGTGCTCGATATGATAGTAGACATCACCGTTGAGGTAATCGGTTAGGAAGCGGACGCCCATAATCTGGGTGGTGGCCCGTCCCGACTCTGCAATAAGGCTTTTCTCGGTATCTGTCAGGAAGCTGTCGGCAACCGAACGGTAGCCTTTGACCATCTGGACAAACAGATTGCTATCGCAGCCTACCTTGGCCAGGTCCTGCTCGTCTTCGCTTGCAGTTATGCTGCCGGTTCTGAGCATGTCTCCGGTGTCGAAGAGAATGGTTCCGCTCATCACCGTATCAAGATCGATCACGCAAAGTCCTTCACCGGTGTTCTGATCGAAGAGCACGTTGTTGATCTTTGTGTCGTTGTGCGTCACCCGAAGCGGTACCTGTTTCGACTCGAGTGCGTTGGTGAGGGCCATGCCGCGTTCTTCATTGTCGAAGAAGAACGCTACTAGATCTGTCACTTCGTGAAGCCTTCCAGCCTTGTTGTCCGCAATCGCCTGTCTGAGTTGGCTGTAGCGGCTTCCCATGTGGTGGAACTTGGCAATCGTGGTATGAAGCTGGTCGGCAGGAAAATCAGAAAGATGCTTCTGAAAGGTCCCTACCGCCTCACCGAACCGGAATGCAAGGCCTGCATTGTCGAGGAAGGGGTAGGTGTTCACCCCATCGATGAAATGATAGGTTCTCCA contains the following coding sequences:
- a CDS encoding carbohydrate ABC transporter permease; translation: MKIQTLKASHRREAIIGWAFIAPQMAGFIVFVLLPLASVFVYSMQEKNLLFGTSLFTGLENFRLLAQDPLFAKSLVNTLIFSAGVVPLNLVFSLLLALYLGGGKRGTKFVRGIIFLPVITSGVAWAIVWKYLLQGGDAGPVNAFLSVFGITGPNWLFEKGWAMGSVIVTRVMKNLGMNVLIFMGAVLNMPGDVLEAARIDGAKRFTLFFKIKLPLLMPTVMMVTIVTIIGSMRVFDTIKLMTDGGPEGSTMVMVYYIYHQAFRMFDTGFASALAVVLFLIVLLLTALQWFTRKRISYYEN
- a CDS encoding FAD-dependent oxidoreductase is translated as MQSITHTPYDLVVVGGGIAGSMAAVAAGREGLSVLLIEEEGYLGGSLTACGTGPMMTFHAGQTQVVRGLTDEMIQRLVHKGLSVGHIADSTGYTYSVTPFDSEGMKRELELMCLEAGVQLLFHTTVVEANPQKAILSSIKCLCAGNLFSVQGSYFIDASGDADLIAMAGIPYEQGRETDGKDQPLTMNFKLVDVDLQIIRNLMDSDIELFPFLIPKAGLQHQASRLSFSGFQQIMYEGIEKGEITFDRDIVLCFETNAKNEVIVNMTRVLDKNPVKPLELTAAELEGRRQVWELYGFLKTHIPGFEHARMTSSGPRIGVRSSRRLKGLYRVTAKDLLNETIFDDAISACGYPIDIHSPDGAATDSTFLREGGFYTIPLRSLLNAQVPNVLAAGRNISCEFAAHASLRVSPSAGAIGQGAGTAVALAVKTKTDLFHLDLEALHATLRKAGAFIG
- a CDS encoding carbohydrate ABC transporter permease; its protein translation is MKTKKYFNQIPYWLLMLILTVLFVYPFWWMVVNSLNASAEIFGAPKLLPTSWAFSNYRDIFTVQPFARHYTNTVVVALLGTLGNVLLCAMAGYAFARMHFPLRNTAFLLLLTALMMPIEVTIIPLFFQMRNWGAHDTLTPLILLGIFGSQGAFSTFMLRQFYVTVPNELEEAARIDGLNPLGIFIRIMLPVAVPVLSSVAILAFIAVWNTYLEPLVFLSSLEKFTLPLSLTNFNDTYGLPQWHLQLAATTLSIVPIMAVYLIFQQKVSDSMVNSGLK
- a CDS encoding carbohydrate ABC transporter permease, which encodes MNRRSLRSTTTTQMFVWGWVLILPTIMGLMVLNIVPMIATVYQSFHKTGDFGRGNVFIGLKNFQKLFSDQAVLQSIINTCKYTIAQVPLSVFIALILAVMLNRQIRGRGAYRTIFFLPMVVAPAAIAMVWRWLYNSEFGLINNAFNLNVSWISDPAIAVYSIAIIGIWSDIGYNMILFLAGLQEIPKDYYEAADLDGANAIQSFRHITVPMVSPILFFVIVTRMIAAMQVFDTIFMVMEQRSNPAMYKTQSLVYLFYQSSFVERDFGYGSTIVVVLLVLIMCITAIQMIAQKKWVHYN
- a CDS encoding LacI family DNA-binding transcriptional regulator; protein product: MKEFKRVTLQDVAKEAKVSYASVSAVLNGKDGKSIRVAQKTKELILECAARLGYVPNMAARKLKNGTNSLIAVFTYEQIFPVESENEYYRFFVGIQETAEKLGYDILILNNRPTEENSSRIVLADGAVMMGVNRDDKGIERLVKANYPLVFVGRREVSDVSTHWVTFDYQKVIAQMVDHLNDLCSARTLVYVESQEQEREPRKDKRRFLLEAAQSLGLEVLIVQADERNMLSLEAFGLIEQCKVVVFDRLFLLEPFERLLERKGLKLGSDIWGAVLEDDWMGSHEHWTRWSNQRLELGSLAVEYLSHLLQKETLEQLETLTPLYLVISESSAFPK
- a CDS encoding AAC(3) family N-acetyltransferase; amino-acid sequence: MHTKQSLLADLKALGIDPNGTTLAHLSYKSMGEVEGGPQSIIDSMVEYMKNGLMVFPTHTWANVTEDQPYYSVQETEVCIGIIPELARKTPNGIRSAHPTHSVVAFGRDARSFTDGDHLFTTPCPRQGAWGKLLDRNATILLVGVGLNRDTFIHGVEEWLDIPNRINENKRMLFIRLADGTLVPRPNSGHLGHVAENFPKVEGFLREKGILKEGKLGDATVLYHQTQPLTQALNALLLKEPDLFGER
- a CDS encoding AGE family epimerase/isomerase, encoding MDNILPFWLRYGLDRVHGGMYTALDRDGSLLDTDKSVWFQGRALWTFATAYRQVEQNKEYKMVCDSLVSFIEQNCFDPADGRMYFRVAKDGKPVIKRLRYVFSETFTILGFAAYSRAFNRPDYAQKAYDLLLKVEHYLLTPGLLVPKFDTPSLGFGLPMILLNTVQELRAALPEKAEEFTTRIDGYLEQIKTYFIRPELQIVVEQCNPDGSLQLDHFEGRQLNPGHAIEGAWFILNEARYRKNDPELMNLGTTMLDWMWNKGWDSEHGGIIYFRDALNKSATEYWHDMKFWWPQCEAAIANLMAYSMTGNDGYLQQFDTVHQYIKGHFLDYEFGEWYGYLHRDGTLSTPLKGNMYKGPFHIPRMYLVCCQLLDELRR
- a CDS encoding ABC transporter substrate-binding protein; translation: MKKRSVALLLVALVASALLFASGDAEKAKAPDVSKPLSVMIWDSNQEPGIRKIIDDFTAKTGVTAEIQVVDWNNYWTLLSAGAQGGSLPDVFWMHSNESQRYMSNDMLLDVTDRIAKSSIIDPENYPADIWSLYTYNKKYYAVPKDVDTIALWYNRALFDQAGVAYPTDNWTWDDLYAAAKKITKADGSVYGFANVNSNNQAGWYNLIYGNNGYVLSEDKKKSGLDLPASIEAMKWMEKMINENLMPPQNVMSESSEDVLLQSGKIAMTMQGSWMLPAFRDNEYTLKNCDIAMLPKNSKTGRRPSIYNGLGWAIAKSSQRSDDAWKLVEYFGSKEGQLKQAQLGITMSAYTDTSEAWKNGVPQFNLQAYLNMQDDMVIRPFSRNTVKWENAVLDVMLKVWSKEMTMEAGCKEAARQMNAILAEE